ACCAGGATACCCACCATTTTGGGTAATTATTTTTGGTAGCGAGATAGGGGAGAGTATAAAAAAGAGAAAGCCGTTCCTCCTATGATATTGTTTCCGTGCCTTTTACTTCTTCTTGGTCTCCATGTACACTGCCCCTCTCTACTAACAACTTGCTCAGTGTCCAGCTAAGCCTTTTTTGTGTCTTCTCTAAGCCTAATTGAGTTTTATGATAACCCTCTGCCCCAACAGCAATGCAGTCCCAGGGCAACACTTCCTCTCAGCCCTCCATCGATTCCCTGAGCGCCGGTGACAGCCTCCTGTGCAGCGACTCGGAGCAGGCCGAGGACGAAAGCGACGTCTTCCTGACGGCTGGCTCTCCTGTCATCATCGGTGGCGTGGGCGGGGCTAAGGCCAATGGAGACGGAGGGTCGGAGAGTCCCGGGTCCCAGTGGACGTGTGATGGCTCTACAGataaagaggaagaagaggagttgAACAAGTCGGAAAAAGGCGGCAAGGCAGCTTGCATCAGATTGGACCAGACAGATCCTTCAAAACAGAATCCAAAGTCACAGGGAGACCTGCTGTTTGCTCAAAAGGTAAGTGACTGATGAGAAGAGGGATGACAGAACAATGTGTGCACAGGAAAGCCCGGTAGACTGATTCAGACAGCAAGGACTGACTCAAACCCAGTAGTAATCTATCTTCTCTTCTGCTTCCTCTGTCAGTGTGCTGAGCTACAGGGTTTTGTCAGGCCCCTGCTGGAGCTGCTGAATGGACTGAAGAGGGGTCGATTCGATCAAGGTAAGCATCCTTACATCACTGCTTTCAGTCAAGCATGTGTGCAGCCTGGAGCTAGGGTTGTAGATGCTGAACATGGGTTTATGTGATCTGAATGGCCTCAGACCATCCAATGGAGTGTTCTTTTGTACAGCATTCTGTATTGACCCAGCCTAATGATGTGGTCCAAAGTGCAGCGTGTGTGAAGCGACAGTCTTGTGGCTGACTCATCAGCTCACGAGAGTTTACTGATATCACAAGTGAAAGTGTATGTGATATACTGTGTGTCTTCACATGCATGCATTTTTTGCGACAATGGGGTCTTGCATTGCAAATACCTGATGTGGGATTATGTTTGTGATTGACAGGTTTAACTACTTTCCAGCAGAGTGTCGCTATGGATCGTATCCAGAGGATTGTGGGTGTTTTACAGAAACCCCACAGCGGGTAAGATGCTTTCCACTATCCAACCTCAGTGTTAAGAACTATCTGCTACTTATTGTAATCTTGCCTCTGCATCACTAGGCACTACATCAAAGTCGGATTGTAGCATGTTAATGATAATCAAATTTAAAGAATTATAACAAGAAGTTTACTGTGAGGTAGTCCTGCATTTCAGGCCTCATCCTGGTCAATGTTTTATTGAACAGTTATCGGGATGGGTAGAGTTGCAGCATTCACTGGCAGTGCAGAGAAACACCAAACCTTTAGAAATAATGTATCTAGATGTATATGCAGGACTGTAAAAGACCAGATGTTTTCCTATGCTTTAACTTTATGTCGTCTTTTTGTTTTTTCACTTGTCCTGTGTTTTGTAGGGAGAAGTACATGAACACTCTGCTCCAGGTTGAGGTGATGCTGAAGATTTGGTTTCCGCAGATCCAAACTCAGTCTGTCTCTGCAGGCTCCAGCTTCGCAGCATCACCCGCTCGCTCCCCCCAGGAAACTCCCCCCGTCACTCCACCGCACAAGTACTGGGATCAGTCACACATTCCCGTCAAGGTGAGAACACACACATTCCTGGATGTGCAAGAGCCTAGTTGTGCACACGCATAAACCTCCCTCTCTCACACCACCATAAATTAAATTATATATTCACTTGCAACTACTTTCATGCTCATTTTTCAGAAGCGCAGACTCAGCTGGACGGGGACGGACTCCCCCACCCCTtccccggtgcttttcaagtgCTCTCGTATCAGTGTGGAGGAGAAGAAGGTGAATCAAGAGTGTGATGAAAGGAAGAGCCCTCTTTCTTCGTCATTGGCACCTGATGCAAACCCAGACTCACCAATGGCGGGTAAGGACCAGCTAAATGGGGACATAAAGAGAAAGGACAGTGACAGAGAGGAACTAggcaaacaattaaaatacaaAGCAGGGCAAAACTCCGAGCCAAGCCTGACGTGGGTCCACGTTGCCCCCATCCTTTCCCCCCGAAAGCCCTGCGCTTCACATGAGGGCACAACAGTGGGAGGAAACAATGAAAACAAGCCCGTAAACGCCGTCCTACTCCCGCCCAGGAGGAGGGGCCAACCAGCCACACAAGACAGATCCGTCACTTCTTCCTCCGTCGCCAAGCACCCCAAACATCTGAAGAAGCCGAGCCAGCCTGTCACTGGGCAACAGAGTGGGAGTGATACAGCTGAGACATGTCAGGGTCAAAGTGCGGCTCCTCAGGTCACGCTCACTCCTTTGCCCGAGGTGTGCCCCACCCCCTTAAAGACCTGAAGAAGATTTTCACACCAATGGgctaaaagctgctgtgtgaggaagaggagaagaggATGAAGATGATTATAGATGCATTAAAGGGAGGAAGGGGAGGAAAGAATTATCGGTGATAAATGTTGATGTTTGATCATACATAACACCTCATCAAAACCTCCATTGAAACTAGTATCTCAAACAACAAGACAACATGTGTTTATGAGGAATCAGATCTAGTAGAGTTGATAATCACAACTACGTTATAATATTAACATTTGCACAAAAACAGTTGTGGTTGAGGCGGATAGGAAAGAACATCTAAAGCCCAACGGCTATTAGCAGCTTATTGAGTGATAATCTAAAGGAGAGATTTGAAGAATTTTAAGGAGCAGTTTCTCCTCAGCTTACAAGCAATCACTTTACTTAAAGATGACTGACAGACATCTTAACCGATGCACACACTTTATCCAAAATGTTATGATGTCAATTTTCAGAATGAGAGCTTCCAAGGTTATTGTGATGAGGTAACTTTAATCCAGAGTGAGTGACACAGGGTGAGCTGAATCTGAAGCTAGTCACATTTGACGTTACATACACTTGTAGATAGAGTTGAGTCATCCGGCTGGAAGAGGGATCGTGAGTTTTTGTCATTGCAAATCTTGTAGCTAGAGATGTGAAAAACACAATGTACAGAGCACAGCGTTATACTGTACATGTGGTGGGTGAGAGTCTTTGGAAACTGTGGAAAACATGATGTCATCAATTCATGAATGTAATCCGGGCATAGCATGGAGAGGTGTGTCATCACAGCCATCAGAACTCAAGTTTTCTTGTCAAGCTGTTGATCAGAAGTTTCTTCCCGGTCCTCGACTGCAAACTGAGCTGCAATCATGTCATAAAACTCCAAGAAAGACTTTTAAATACCAGCCAGAGGAAAAAACAAGGACCACTCAAAGACATGCGACTCTCGAGTCCCACAGTTAATTTATTCCGGTGTTGATCAGacactgcatttatttattgtttgtgTTTATTCATTGGGCAGCTGATATCGCCTGCTGTGCTCATGCACAGGTTGGCCTACAATTGGATTGGGAAGATGCTGTTGAAAGTTGTTTTTTTGCTATCATAACGAGAGAAAAAAACTTGAAACGTTTTTGATTGGACTATTGGACTACTGTGCCTTTTTACCAAATAGGATGTGTTCAGAAAAGCATTTGGTGCTTTCTCAGTCCATTCATACTGCATTTTGATTGTTTGCTTGTATTTCACGAAACCAGGACAAATTCAATCCTGAAAGCCAACATGTAGTCATTTTCATCTTGCTTCCAAATGTACACACAGCATCCAGACCTACAGTATCATCAAATATATTCAAAACCGGAGTCTAAAACTCCATCCACAGTTACATTAACTGCCTACATCTTCAACCTTTATACACACACTAACTGTGGTGTGCTGATATTTGTAGTATTATCAGGTCCTTCCTACAGGAgtgtggggcctcacctcgcggagggggccctcatcttgcggaggggccctcatcttgcggagggagccgcaaatgcggcgcacctatgcgtttatgcggcgcaattagtgtggcacggctccactagcacccccgtCTCGCCGTCCGTCGACGCTCGCGAAACAGAGGGCCATCATctaactttgcgtggggcctcaagttcgccagggacggccctgagTATTATTAAGTGTAGCTTTCTTTTGGTGCTTTTCTTTGGGTGCTCTTGATAAACTTGAAATAATACAGAGAAATTCTAAATGTAAGAGAGGAAATCTTTATTTGTACCACCCTCTACTGCTGCTATTGTTATTTGGATTCCAGTCCTAAGTTAGATGTTCGATAGGAGAAATCTGGAAATCTCTATCAATATTCTTCTCAAAGTAGGAGGGGATTAAGCGATGTGATTGGATTTAcctgtattgtaaatatttagaaaaccatttttttaaattggTATGAGTGTGAATTGGAAATCTGTGTACCTTTCTCTTCCCTAAAAGTGATCACAGAGCCACTGGCAGCCTCCATTTTCCTGCCAATGTTTGTGGAGTTAGGAGTGTAGACCTGTAGACAGACCCAGAGTCTCAGACTAACCCCATCCCGTCTGCAAACGTGATGGTACAATGAGCCAGACGCTGACTCGCGATCCGAggcggtggggggggggggggtcgtcgTCCTCCTCCCTCCTGTTTTTATACGGTTGTGGTATGACAGAGAAACCaattgcacttattttacattgTTTGTGTCCTATTTTCATGTGTGTTTTCTACTGCAGCGACCACTGCTGATTGGCCAGAAATAATGTCTTGTTTAATTTAGCTGCCTTCGTTCTTCCTAAACTGTAAAAGCTGACCGTAgttccctcccctcccctcccccacTCTGCTGCATTTGTCTGCCCTTGCCCTCTCTCCTTCATCTCCCTCAATCCCGTTAGTATATTTTCTTTCTTAACTAAACCCTGTCTTTATCTCTTCCCATCTTTACATGCTATTACTCTTCTGGCTACTTTTTCAATAATGATAAATGGGAACAACTCTTTTAATAAATTACACATTTTGGAAATCTGAACTGTCTGTCATTTTGTGCCTGTTTTGTGaacttttatatattttatttgtgtatttTCTATTTGATGTATTATGTGAGTGAGACTCATATTTGGGAACGCAGCTCTCACTAAACAGATGTGGGGGGGACAGATTTACAGACTGTACATTTTGGAGTGAGGGAGGGCAGGGGGTGATGAGGGGAAGGAGAGGGTAGTGAGAAGGAGGGGCGGCATGGTGTGAGACTACAGCCTCTGTAATCTGACTGGCACTAATGGGGGGGGTTCTGGCTGATCCTCCTACCAGCTGCTTCCCCACCGATATAGTTTATATGTGTGTTGTTTATTCCATGATATCAATGAGTAAATACCTCCTGGTAGCAGAGAAGAGCCTGGCACGGTGGAGTCTGCGGTACATTCCTGGTGCAGTCTGATCTCTGGACCTCGGCCTGGTGTTTTTAGGCTTCTAAAATAAACCACAGGGTAAAAGTAAAAAATGAACCTCACCCATCACTCCCAAAAGTGTCCTGTGCTGCCGTGACAGTCTGTAAAATCTCTGTGTTGCCAGGGATAGACTTTCTATACAAACACAATATTATGTCTTTGAATGCTGCTGttaactcaaacacacactagGTGCCAGTAAATGTAATATTGTGTAAAACCCATTCATTTTTTCACTTAAATACACTATAGGTTATTGGTGAACATCAGTAAAGCTGTCAACACAACGTTGTGACTATTGGTGAAAATGTAATAATTCATGGGAAACTATTTTGACAATTGACTAATTGTTTCAGTTATTTAGTGAAGCAAACAATCAAATATTCtctggttaaagcttcacggaTGAAGGATTTGCTGCTTTTTTCTCTTGATATATTTGTAAACTGCGTGACTGGGATTCGGAATATGGTctgaaaaaacaacaatatggaCTAATTATCTGGCTTTTTATATAGcaaaacatttatattttaaaatagAAACTGTCATGTGTAATCACATTCACATTCCTGAATCAAAGACAGGAGACATTCACCATTTTCTTTCCACCTCAGCATCATCATGGATACAGCGTGCACATGGGCACGAGAGTGGCACATTTTAGGAGGGTGTGGTTTGATCTGCTCATAGGGGATGAAGTCAGCcatacacactcatacacacatttacacactcacacacaaaaacatgcCCATAGCCAGAATTGTAAACACGCGATAGTGCCACTCCCCTCTGCACGCTCTGACACAGTGACTGGCTGATTTTGTGATGGGCCTGTCTCTGACACACTGACTGCTACGCTACAACAACAGAGAgtgccctccctccctccacccccATGCCTCCCTTCCTTCCAGCCCCCCCTTGTATCCATGCAGTTTTTAGCAGAGAAGCCCTTGCCCTCCATCTCCCCCCTCTAATACTTCTCTCTTCCTCCTTTGTAGGATGGAAATGAGGAGCAAGAGGAAAAGGACGGGGAGAGGATGAGTGGAGGGCACAGGGAGGAGACACGACCTCACTTCTTTTTGGGGAGCATGAAGGACATTTGTTGTTTTTCCAActaaataataatcataattttTAGAAGCTTGACTCACTTGTTTTCACTGTTTTTAATTTTTCCTGCTACAATTTTgtttgaaaacatattttatCTTCCtactaaaaaacaaaacaaattgatCATGCTGTGTTTGTCTATATTGCACCACCAGTATGCAGAGTAGACACCATCCATTCAATTTGTTATCGAGTCATACATGTCTTTGGCTGTTTTCACTTCTGTGAGTATCCTGCCAGCATGTGTTGGATTagctgagcgtgtgtgtgtgcgactgTGCGTGCATCAATAGGATTGCACATAATGAACTTACTGCCCCTTTTATCCCTTGCTGTGTTGGTTTTAATTGTGGTTTCCAAGTCCTCTTATTGGTTTTAACAACTTAATGATTTAAGGGTGTCTGTGCTGTGCCGCTGCATGTGAAATGTACGTTATGACGGGATTGACACAATGAGGTGCTTATTTACTTGTTCGGAGCTCCCCTCCTCCACATTACACTCACTGAACTCCAGTCAAACTCACGTGAGGGGAAGCCACGCTGTGACTTTACTACTACACAGTCGGGTACCAGAAAAGGCTCATACACTTGCTCTTACTCACCCAAAGTCTTGGGGGGTTTAAGTGCTGGCTAGTCCCAAAACTGCCCCGATGCTCATTAAAATTGCAGAGTGGCCAGCCCTGGGATGGAAATCTGAGCTTCATGGAAGTCATATCTGCCTCGCTTGAGCTCACAGCGATCACAGGCCTTGATGTGTGGGGTTGAAGATGCTGCTCTGCCCCCTGTGGACCCCATCACTGTGAGGGGACACGATAAAAACAAGAGATAACAGGACGACATTCTCAAGGACGCACGTGTATCTCATGACATTGTGTGTGATATTTGGGGCACAGCCGAGCTACAGGCAAATAACATCCTCATCATTTTCTTTGCCCTGAATGTGTTCAAGGGAGCCTGCTCGTGGTGACGCCATCTTACACGACTCCTCAATTATTCAAGTGCAGTGAGTGAAAGGGAATCACCAGATAGAATATACTGAGGAGAGAAAAAAAGATGCATAAAGTAGGAATATTTGGCAAATAAGTGAGAGATAAAAGCTTACACTCTTATGACTTGGGATTCAATGCAAGCACGTGCACTCACACTGATACTCACTCTGAGGTCCTTCCTCTCGGCCCATGTGTGAAGTAAAGACAGCTGATTGCCCTGAGATTATACCTTCCAAGATGATTTACAGACCCTGTCAGatgcaataaaaataaaactgGGTCAGCATGATGAAATATACCATAACAACATTTGATGATTcaaaaacctgtctgatgaaACAGAGGGAATATCTTAATATGCACTTATGTAATCTTCATAGTGTGGCAATAATGAACATCCAACTGACATACCATGTTGATTTTGCACATTTAGGATTAAATTGTTCACCATATAAAGGGAAAATGTGGCCATATGGGACTTGAAAAAAATGCAGGCTAAATGGCATTCCAGTAATAtatgaatatattaaaatgataaTAGATTCATTCACACAGCTATCTCCACATGATACTTTAACACTTCAGCTGCACAGACAAATGGATAacactgcctgtgtgtgtgtgtgtgtgtgtgtgtgtgtgtgtgtgtgtgtgtgtgtgtgtgtgtgtgtgtgtgtgtgtgtgtgtgtgtgtgtgtgtgtgtgtgtgtgtgtgtgtgtgtgtgtgtgtgtgtgtgtgtgtgtgtgtgtgtgtgtgtgtgtgtgttttgttgttgCTGTGTGTACTTATATAGAAATATCTGTGGCATTGTTATAATATGGACTGAGGTGTTGTTGCATAATACAGTTGGCTGGAGAGAGAGGGGCAGACAGTAGCTCAGTGTGTACATGTGAGTAAAGGTGTTGTTTACTGGCTCGCTGACTGTTTGATCACAACCAGATTAAGGATTAACCAGGTTTAACTATAGGTTCTTGttgttttacaaaaatgaaGGTCATAATTGGAGCGAGCATTTCTCAATTGAAAGACAAGCTCGGTGCTGTCTCAAAGAGTGATGAAATTATAATCAATTTGATATTGACCAATATTGGTTCTGGTTTTTAATACATAAAGATTTGCTGTAATTCTAAATGTAACATCATTGTAAATTGCATGCAAGATCAAATTCAATCTGAAGACAATTAACTTATTACTTACATTATTAAGTATTACCACCAATTACTCGACTTGGGTAGAACCAACAATTCATAGCCCCCCACAAATATCATATTAATGGTCATAGTAATAAAGAAAAGTAGCAATTAGTCACATTTGAGACGTTTTAATCAGTTTAGTTTAAAAAGATACACTTCATCAATGATCAAAATAATCGTTGATGAATCTCCTCTCTATTGACCTCCTATCTTCTTTGACCCTAAAGTCTGATTCCCTATTTAGGTTTGTGTTAGCACACACAGCTGAAAGGTCACAGAGTTAACTGGGTCCAAAGTTGTGTTTCTATACACAGAGGGGCCTGTGGTGGTAGAAAGCTCATATTTCAGCATTGAGAAAAATAGTTTCACAAATTTCTTCCTAGTTTTCTGTGAAACTCAAGTAGGGTTTCCTTTGAGTCACCATATATCATCTCATGTAGGAAATTGGCTGACCTCTTCAAACTGAGTAAAAGCTCAAACTGGTTATTCACAGAGGCTGGTGTAGCCTCAGGCGTACTGCAGTAGTGCTCAAACTACTACCAATGCACTCAGTTGACCCCATAGGTTGACCCACATCATGCAAAGATAGAAAAAACGAGGGGGTGGGCCTACAGGGTAAGAAAAACAGAGATCACCTGATAGTGGGGTAATGTTTTTAAAAGGGTGTTTCCATGACTAGTCTGTGATTAGTTTGGCTACAGCTAGGCAATGTTTCACTATATTGACTGATAAAAAGGAGATTATGGATaagttttattttattgtaaacaaagacTCAAATCATAACCTTAGCCTACTCAAACGCATATTGTGGActgtttgctttagtttatCCTGTATTTTCCAGTTAATAGGCTATTGAATGCATTTAATCAACTTTGTGAAACAAACCAAATTACAACTCTGACAACCTTTGCATTACAATTATAATTAGACCTGGTTAATAGTTGCAACCAATAATAGTTATTACAGAGGATTATACTTAAATATCATACAAATATTAACTTTGAGTTATAGTAAGTAGGCCTACTGAGTTTTTTTTAATGCTAAGGTGTGTAGGCTACATGTGTTGCGGATATAGTTACCAGCTGATGTGGTAGACGTTAACTATGGTCTGTAGTTTAAAACAAACTTATGAGCTGATTCTAGTTTTCCCTTTCCCTATAGTTAACTTGCTAGCTAGCCAActcacatgtcatttgttagacgcttttatctaaagcgacttacatacataaTACATTCAGTaatgtggacaatccccacaggagcgatttggggtgaagtgtcttgcccagggacaaaacgacatgctgactgcagtgggactcgaacttgccaCATGGGACATTTCAACCTGGGTGTATTTGACAAATGAATGGATGAAGATGTCTGTCAATCCtagtaatacaaaaatgtaactaTTTTGGGTAAATTAAACTTTTAAAAAATAGATGACTTTACTAAACACTGATTTTTCACCACATTCCTACCTTGATACTTTCCTCCATGTGCAGCTAGGTGGAAACGACGAACATTTGACCGAGAAGACTACGCAGAAATGGTCACGAAGAAATAACATTCTCCATTTCCGGTTCCGGGTCTTGAAACAGTAACGTCGTGTGAACGGCGCGACCAAACTGAAACTTTTATAGAAAACGTAAGCATTTTTGAGTTATTTACGCTACCGAAACCTGCTTGTTTCTATTTAAAGTATACAACGTAAACCCGATAGAGGATAAAGGCAGACTCGAAAggtttgtaactctttattgAGCAGTTATTTGCTGATTGTTAGTGGTTCGCAGACAGCACTATGCTAACATGAATTAGCATTTAACGTTAGCCGAGAAGTTGTGGCAGTTGCGATTGATTTATGTTGATTGTGTTGCTCATGTTTGCACATTTTCAGCCAGTCGACTCACAAACTACTGCATGCTTTAGACTGTTTGTGTGTATACATTCATATAATTATTGGATTAGATGTTTGTAAGTGGATGAGTGAGAGCGGATGTATGGTGTCCAGGGCATGCGTGTTCTGATATACCTACATTGTTTATGATTTGTCAAGGCTATATTTTACACTGCAAAAGAACGAAGGGAGAAGTTTCAACTCCAGTTTGAATGGTAAAACACTGTTCAACCACTGTGGAGATTTAAATGTCAAAATTCAAGAAAGCTGTCTTGCATGCACATTTTAATATAGCATAGTCTACAGCTGTAAACTGTAACTAGTGTTGAACAATCAACAACATTACATTCCTGACAACCATAAATCGTTTGAAAGATCTCCTTGATGCGTCATATTAAATGTATACTGATCAGGACTCTTGGAGTAGACACATGTTGCTGTTGTTATTATGTAGCCCTGTTAAGGACTGCATTAAGACTCAAAGAGGGTTAGCATTTATGGAGAAATAGGCTGATTATTTTGTTGATCAGCATTAACAAACAATTGTTATATATTATAAATGTTGCAATGTTTTGTAGGATTGGAAGATGTCTCTTCCCAagcgggaggtggaggagcTGAGGCCATGGGTGGAGCGAACTGTGAAGAAGGTGCTTGGTTTCTCAGAGCCCACAGTGGTTACTGCTGCTTTGCACTGTGTTGGAAAGGGACTCGACAAACGAAAGACCATAGGTAACTGTATTGAcccttttcattcataatgtgTTTTATCCAGATACTTGAAGATGTAATAAATATAGAATTATGACTTGTTTACTTTTACACTTGACTACAGAGGTTAACATAATTAAGACAATGGTCTCAGTACTCCTACATTTGTGCACATTTGTTGACTCTCATTCCCACCTCAGACCAGCTGCGCCCCTTCCTTGATGACTCGGCAGGAGGTTTTGTGGAGCGTCTTTTTGAAGCTTTGGAGGAAAGCCGCAGTGCACGTGGCCACAAAGGATCAGGAGAAAAACACCGCAAGAGAGACCTCAAGGTAAGCAATCAATTTCCCTTGAATTAGCTAAATCTGCATAATCCCAAAATACAAAATTGGATTAATAGAAATGGAAATGACAGTCACCACGTCATTTACATGAGCTGTTATGATAGTGAGAACATCTGAGAATGTCTGTACACATACAGGGCTCAACGCTAACTTTCAAAAGTGGTTGCCAGGCTGgcaaccaggcatcagcttttggttgccaaaacCGAAAATACGGTTGTCATTTTTAGTcaccttatattttaaataattaagatactatacagttatatatcaacttaataatgaacaagtgacacaaaagaatgttcaaatgcttttcaataagtaattaacacaattatttgaaacTTAAGTGGTAGTAAACTTGTCCACCCTCAATTGCTGGTAAACAAAATACCAGTAGTGCAGCTGCTGtcatgttcttcacagatccacaaatgaattgagcaagtcactagtttcttggtcatccgttgtcttcctttcaaatgtgggttttcttgacctttgtgctgacccccaccatagatccattggcccttcagcattgattGTGGTTCTGTCATTGGCCAGactaatacatttctaatgttaaatcaatgaaaaccattcacagttaagaattagatattaatttgtaatgctgtaaattacctttaatatgtctaactatatttaaaatgtgttgcctttttatagaagtgattatatttgtatgccaatattttcctatggtaaagtttcgttTAGCACTTTTAtttggtagtaataagatctggactcttattttgaaggaacttttacctaAAGGGAATGGACAACAGAGCAGAATGTACATATATTTTGCCTCCCAAGACTTTACCTGTTTCCTCTTTGCTTTTCGTTCGGGTTCACCTTGCGCTTTATCAGTTGAATCACTTTGATCCTCCGTTTGAGATGTTGACGGGTTGGCCGAACTTTTTACCCCACAGTCAAACAACTTAATTTGCTTcgccattttttgtaaagcaaacACACGGCGCACCGCACAAGGGAGTAAACGtgcgtcgctttctggctcCGTAATCACACCAATGAACATGCAACTTAAGTATCAGTTTCCGACtggtcacaacaataattaattatcactcttaatacaacaaataattaacatttatcTCTTTTGGGGTGCACATTTAGCTGTTTAATGTCCTCATTTCTTTATGTTAAAAACTGGTTGCCACTGAAACCAAAGGCCAATAAGTGGTTGACATTTTTTctgaatggttgccaatggcaaccGTTACTGTCAAGCGCTGACATGCATAGTTTGATTCCTCTCAAAACTCTGTGTGGAGATTATTGACAAAAACATAATCATATttgataaatatatatttaatcatATAAGTAGACATAGTGTATCAACAATGTGgtttaatgatgacatgtgaTATTGTTGTTTCTCATTTGGCTGGTTGGTCTCAGGATGTATTTGGTGATGAATCTGAGCCGGTTGCAGTGCGAGAAGCTCCAGAGATAGTAGATGTGCCAGCTCCAAAGAGGAAACGCGTCCCCCGCttcgaggaggtggaggagcccGAGGTCATTCCTGCacctccagcagagagcccggGCATGCTCACCAAGATGCAGGTATAAGATTATCTTCTTATGACTGTTAGGATTATACCTGAGCAAGTTGTTTTTATTCAATTTGAATCATTTTTCATCTACTAACCTCTTCTCTGTACTGTTAGATTAAACAGATGATGGAGGCAGCCACAAAACAGATTGAGGAGAGGAAGAAACAGCTGAGCTTTACCTCTCCAGTCCCAGCTGCACATGTAAA
This genomic window from Pseudochaenichthys georgianus chromosome 16, fPseGeo1.2, whole genome shotgun sequence contains:
- the LOC117461409 gene encoding circadian-associated transcriptional repressor-like isoform X2; amino-acid sequence: MQSQGNTSSQPSIDSLSAGDSLLCSDSEQAEDESDVFLTAGSPVIIGGVGGAKANGDGGSESPGSQWTCDGSTDKEEEEELNKSEKGGKAACIRLDQTDPSKQNPKSQGDLLFAQKCAELQGFVRPLLELLNGLKRGRFDQGLTTFQQSVAMDRIQRIVGVLQKPHSGEKYMNTLLQVEVMLKIWFPQIQTQSVSAGSSFAASPARSPQETPPVTPPHKYWDQSHIPVKKRRLSWTGTDSPTPSPVLFKCSRISVEEKKVNQECDERKSPLSSSLAPDANPDSPMAGWK
- the LOC117461409 gene encoding uncharacterized protein isoform X1, whose amino-acid sequence is MQSQGNTSSQPSIDSLSAGDSLLCSDSEQAEDESDVFLTAGSPVIIGGVGGAKANGDGGSESPGSQWTCDGSTDKEEEEELNKSEKGGKAACIRLDQTDPSKQNPKSQGDLLFAQKCAELQGFVRPLLELLNGLKRGRFDQGLTTFQQSVAMDRIQRIVGVLQKPHSGEKYMNTLLQVEVMLKIWFPQIQTQSVSAGSSFAASPARSPQETPPVTPPHKYWDQSHIPVKKRRLSWTGTDSPTPSPVLFKCSRISVEEKKVNQECDERKSPLSSSLAPDANPDSPMAGKDQLNGDIKRKDSDREELGKQLKYKAGQNSEPSLTWVHVAPILSPRKPCASHEGTTVGGNNENKPVNAVLLPPRRRGQPATQDRSVTSSSVAKHPKHLKKPSQPVTGQQSGSDTAETCQGQSAAPQVTLTPLPEVCPTPLKT